ATTGTGAATTATATTGTTTTCTCTTTTATATCATGATAAAACTATTTGACTATATCACCCGGTCCTATTCGCTATTGTGTTTGTGCCTCTGTATCTAACCATTACCTCAACATcacataattaaaagtcttCCTCTAGGCCTTCTGGTTCCTGGCAGCTCTAATCTCCGCATCCTTCCTCTTatattcactctccctcctctgtacctgtcCAAACCATCTCCCTGTGGACAACGTCTTCAATTCTGTAGATTTGTTCTAGTGACAAATATAatcttgaaataaaaatactaactaTAATATCCATTGCTATTTGTATAGATTTACaacagcacatttaaaggttcactttgtaacttttctggtcttgGGCCTGCTCTCATGGAGATGCGATGACTCAGAAATACCTTGTTAAACATGGTTCATTATGTGAGCaaggtcacttctccacagatcagatttTTAACTTGGCCCGTGGcgttatctgcttgtctccatggagatagcaaAGTTTAAGGCCATTTTCTAgaatatttcagacaaagcaacgCAATAAGATCACCATGGAgcccccccaccagaaaaggtacatagtgcacctttagtaaTAATTTCCAGCCTTATCTTTCTATCAAACGTTCCTGTGCTTGGCCTGCTTTGTATCAGATGTGGGGTTGAAATGGGCCAAAGTTAATTTCCCTGCTGTGAAGAATGCAGCATGTTTTGCTGTGAGGCTATTTTTAGCTCTCACGTTGGGCCCCGAGATGTCACCGGGTCCTGCTTAACCGTGTTGCAATGGGTTTGTGTGAGCTACGCAGAGCTATTTTTACAAAGTGCAATGAGGAAACACTCGGGATAAATGTGCACTCTCAGCAGCTGCGTAGTGTTATCTGGTTGGCCTCTTCCTCTCCCAGGTGTTCTGTGGTCCTGGAGACGTTACACTGTGGAAACATACAAGAGTTTGTTAGCACTGCGGCACTAGCAGATGCCACCTCTGCAAAGTACTCTGCTTTGTTCACGTACTTCTTCCACAAATATGAGTtagatttaaaggtacagtatgttacttttctggtggagagtccatcacctgcttgtctcacgCGAATGTTtatgctttacctgaaatgttgtACAGTATGATATAAGCGTATCTTTCATCTTGGTCAAAATGCTTTTTGCCCATAACTTTGAATATGATGACTACAATACCTGAGTAGGATTTTAATCttagtattagttgtagtaatTCTGTGTGTATTGTTGAAGTGCTAGTAGTATTGAAGTATATTTTTAGGattactacatttacatttcactACATCAGTTGACAATATAATTTGTAACCAATTGAAAACACATCCTTTGTCACTCAAAATATTTCCAAATTGTGTCACTAGTTGCAGTTTGCGGTAAAATAAGTATAAGTAGTAAGTAAAATAACCAATAGTATTTGGTTTTAGTAGATATAACTGTACTGTATTAGTAGCACTGCTATGGTAGAATTGGCAGCAGGAacatttgttcttgttcttgagTTTTCTTCACTACATACAGTACTTGACTTATTGCACCATTGCACATCCTGCCACATCTTAAATAACTTTTCAAGCCTGTACTTACAGCTACTCATATGTATGTCTTTCCTTTATGTTGCAATATACTATcttgttaagaaaaaaaacaaaacaacaacaaccgcaGAGGAAGGAAGGCCGGGTGCGAGTTTAAACACAGATTCTTGCCTCTTGCTCTTCGCCTTGGCCTCCTCGCCCGCCTCCACACATTATGACTGGCGAACGTCACTTCCCCTGGTGCTATTTTTAAGCCTTTGTGTCTTTTTAGGAACAGCGTGGGTTTGCATTGCACCAGTGAGTCATTGAGTGAAGGGAAGGAGGGCGCGAGGAGGAAATGGGCAGAAAGCAgcacagatggagagagaaattaCCCTGGATCTAATGGCATCTTATACCCCTTATACAGTCTTTGACAAGCTAAACAAAAGATGTATGCTGGCAAATTCATATGAAGTATAGTGTTGTGGAGGAGATCATATTGgaatggttctcaaacttttcacaccatgtATCTCCAAAGATGTTATTTGGCTGGTTTTCAGTCATGGTTAAGTTACAAAAGCCGATTAAGTGCGCTACATAAAAATGTCACCATATACCATTTACATAAGGTTTTTAGAGCTTATAAACAGCTTTGGCAATCCTGTGGACTCATGTTGTCAGTGAACTTGTCTTTTGGAACCATAAGAATTTGTCATAACATTCTTGTCCAGTTTGCTTGGGTTTTTGCTATGCTGTAATGCTATGCTATAATAGTTTTGTTGCTGTGTTTTCCTTGTAGATTGCCTGTTGGACAAGGTGAATGACTTCTGAATCTACCAAACGTGGATCTACTTGCACTTTTACTCAAAAAAGGTTAGGATTTTAGACATATTTGTTGTAACATGATTTAACCCAATGACTAAAATTGTCCCATTTCTTCCTTTCATAGATCATTTGGCTTTGGCTTTGCAACAACTGGAGAAATTATCATGTTTACAATATCAGAATCAGAGCGCTACAATGCTAATGTTGCCATTTGATGTTCCTGTGTTTTTGCTTACTCATATTTTGGTCCAGTGCAGCAATGGACCAGAGCTGAACTTGGCTTTAGCCCCAAAACTTTGAGCTATGATGTTAATGAGCTTTGGGACTTTTTAACTGTCTAAATCTCCCCAACTTCCCCCCTTTTCAAACCTAAGAAAGAGCATTACACGATGGAAGCTCAGGAGTCAGCTTCCGGCGGCGGGCagaaatgccaaagcaaagatGCAATGAAGGACAGGGCAACTTTGCAAAGGAAGTGGGCATCAGAACCTACATCCACCAAACGAAGCACTTTTGCTGATCCAGAGGCTAAGAACAGAGAGAGCTTACCTTGTGGTGCTACCGGTGGATCTGTGCCACGACAGAAATACGGTATGATAGGAAATACTGGGAAAATGCTACCGGGACACTCCACAATTGGAAGTCAAGGGCAAGAATCGCAAGGACCATATGGGCAAGGATTTCCGAGGGGATATGCCTACCAGATGGGCCAGCAGTATCCACAACATCCAACAACAGAGCAGCGGTTCTTGTCCGGAGCCAAACCTCAGCCAGGACTCGAACCTCATGCTTGGCCCTTTGCCGGACAGCTCCCTTCAGACGAGTTATTTGGACATCCTGGGCATACGCAACCACATGCATCTGGGGCAGGACGCTTTCCAAGGCAAAAATCACCAAGTTTACCCAGTTCTTTCGGGCAGTATTCCCAATCGGATTCCTTGGAAGAGAGTCATGGCAAGAAAGACCAAAAGCCAAAAAAGCCCGGGAAGTATATATGTCACTATTGTGGACGAGCTTGCGCCAAACCAAGTGTGTTGAAAAAGCATATCCGGTCACACACAGGAGAACGACCCTACCCATGTGTGCCGTGTGGATTTTCCTTTAAAACTAAAAGCAACCTTTACAAACATCGCAAGTCCCACGCTCACGCCATTAAAGCAGGTCTGGTGCCGTTTTCTGAGTTGGCCGCAGCCCGAGCTGGAGAGTTGGACCAGGCATCTCCATCAGGGGAAGCAGAGGTGCACTCAGACGGAGAGCAGAGCACAGACACGGACGAGGAGGGGGTGGAAGGAGCCACAATGCTGATGGACAAAGGGAGTCCTGTACCACAGATATCCTTTGAGGCTGGAAAAAATGCAGGTAAACTTGAACAAAAAGGTTTTAAAGCAAAAATGCTAATGGTTGATATGTGATTTACTTGATACTACATTGATATCAATATGAATGTAGTTGTTTTCCCCCTTTATATACCTTTTATAATAATGATTTTATTAAATATAACCTGATAATTAAACCTGAAtgttttctgtaaaaatgtgctcatccataatacattttagtgcacatttattttattttgatttcatttcattaGTTTGGTCCCATAATGTCCAGCGTTTTTCCTGAGTTTattgaaaatacacaaaatcattGTCCATTTTGCCCATAGGTGGTGTGGAACCCGCCTATGCAGACTCAGCTGAAGAGTTATCCATGGGAGCGATGAAAGTGCCTATCCTGATCGTTCCCAAACCTGGAGCTGTCCCTTCTCCAGGAATGGAATGCCCCCCTTTCCAAGACATCAAAACCTCACACCACATGCTGGGTTCTCAAGCTGGAGGACGGGTGCACTCTCTGGATGACCCCACTGACATAAAAAGGTGTCTAGCCATGAGAATAAAAGATAAGAAAAGTCTAGATTCAGATCCCGCAACCCAATCGCTTAACCTCTTGAGCCCATGTAAAGGCAGTACGGACTCAGGGTACTTTTCCCGTTCTGAAAGTGCAGAACAGCAAATTAGCCCTCCAAATACGAATGTCAAAACTTATGAAGAGATTATGTTTGGTAGGACATGGTACTATCGCCCAAATTCTCGAACCAGACAGTCCATAACAGTAGGAATGGCTGGTGCAGACCCCAACACTCTAGCTAGCTTAAAGCAAAAAGGTGCTATTATGGACATGGTAAAGCTACACGAAGATATATGTTTTAGAAGTGATGTGGGTGTATCTGGAGACCCGAAGCAATATCTGCCTGGACCTTGTCAAAGCAGCACCGGACTCCTTGAACCTCCTTCTGAATCAAGTCACCTCACTAGAAGCAACTCAATGCCAACTCCATCACCACCAAACCTTAGCATCCCGCCTGGAATCCGAGGCAGCCACTCTGTTGATGAAATGATGCCTCCGGATGAGGTATTTTACCCATCTGCGCTTCGGATACTCAGAAGACAGAAGGCATTTGAGCATTCAGGCAACGAAGCTCATGTTGGAGAAGCAATGGGTGGCAAAATGGTTGGCTCGCAAGGTACGAAAGTTAGCATGTCTGATCTAGCGACAAGGAAACGCAGAAAGGTCATTAGTGTAGGCGATGAGGAGGATAGTCCAGGGCATTGCGATAGTAGCTGTAGTGGCTCAGTTGAAATGGCAGTAGATTATGAATTTAAAGGTAGTCTTGATGGCGCAAGAAGTACTCCAACAGGAAAAGGGTCTTTCCATAGCCAGTCTGACAGCTTTGATACATGTGCCAGTATGTGCTCTGAAGACATTGCACTTTTTAATGAGTTGGAAGGCCGTAAAGCAGCCGGGAATGTTATATCTGTCATCCAACATACCAATTCACTTAGCAGGCCAAATTCTTTTGAGAAATCAGAATCTTTTGAACAGCAAACATATCAGGATAGGCCCCCAATTACCCAGTGCTCGGAACAATCGGACAATGAAATTTATGAGGATGCTTTGAGTCCAGAATCAGTTTATTTTAGGACAGAAAGTATGGAGCAACAGGTGCAAAGTGATAGTGACCTAGCATCTCATTCGTCATCATCAGCAGCACCCTCTCCTGGACAGCCGTATCATATACCACACAAGCTAGTACGCCAACCTAACATCCAAGTTCCAGAAATCAGGGTGACAGAAGAGCCAGACAAGCCAGAGAAAGACTCAGAAATGCCTGCATTTAAGGAACCAGAAAAAACCCAACCCCATCAAGAGGAGTTTCAGTTGCCACAAAGGAGCGATACATTGTCGCAAATGCCGTCCGAGAAACTCCCACCCAAAAAGAAGAGGTTGAGGTTAGCAGATATGGAGCACTCATCAGGGGAGTCCAGTTTCGAGTCTACCTGTACCAGCCTGTCCAGGAGTCCAAGCCAAGAGAGCAACCTGTCCCACTCCTCATCATTCTCAATGTCGTTTGATAAAGAAGAAGCAATCAAGTCGATGTCGCCAACCAAACAGGTATGTTTACAAGATTCTCCACATCAACAAAATCCTGTAATCCTTATTTGtaccagcattacttcctggttcacagctaataaaaacactttataattacatgcagacagctgtctcattttgacctttagagctgcttttaaaatatatctgcactggaaCAAAGCCAATTTTACttaatcacatgaaaaaattaagTACATCTCCtttaagtttgtattttctTCTTAACCAGGATGACTCAATGGCCAGTGGGCCTAAGCAGTCTGAGTTTCTGACAGTACCGGGCAGTGGTCATTCAAGCCACCACCAGcaaagagagatgaggaggtcTTCTTCAGAGCAAGCCCCGTGCACTTTACCATCAGAGTTACCAGAAATGAGGAGCAAATCCTTTGATTATGGAAGTCTATCCTCTTCGCGACAGGGAGAGATATACTCCAGTGCCTCTGCCatgaaggagagaagaagaggattTCTGGTCCGACAGGTATTTTAAAGAGTCTATAAAAACTGTTATGAGAACTTTATGAGATTTctgacaacaaaatattttaaaagcaagTTAGTGTTGGTGGGAAATAAGcaattgtgaaaagtgcatccacggataaataaatgtgatagtCCAAGTAGAGAACCTTGTGGGACTCCATAACAAACTGTAATTCAAACCTAAAGGACCTAATGTTTAGATACAACATGCATTATACCAAGTGACACTGTCAAATCTCAAATAGCTACAAAACAATATGAATTTTTCTTTGTCGTGTAAAAACTGAAAAGGcctcacttgtttgtttttttacctgtgTGCTGGCAGGCTTCGCTGAGTGTCTATCCAGAGGCAGTAGCTCAGGAGTCTTCAAGTGAGATGGCAATCAAACAGGAAGAACATGGGTCTTGGTCAACCGCCCCTGGTGGTGATGTTATGAGGAGCAAGAGAGGTGGCAGTGGTAAGCTCTATGTCAAACCATTTTCTAATcttcaaatgtgttgtttttaaataagcTGATTTTTCTTGTACAAAGGTGTGGGCTCTCATCCTCACCAGCAGCATGCTCAGTACATACTCCAACAGAGCATcagtgaagacagtctgcaagaTGAACCTCTTCATGTCAGGTAATGCATAGTAAAAATCAAGTTTCCTTATTTTATGTACAAGGAATAGTTCAACAACAATTATTTTCTGACAAATACACTGAAAATACACTGCAGTCCTGGTTTTTATGCCATATTATTGTGTCCTTACAAAtaagtaaacagtaaaaaagtgaacaaaattTTTTGAAACAAATACCCTTCCCTTTACTGTACAATCACTGCTTTATAGCTAATTAgttcttttctttcttattccTAGGCCCCAGCACTACCGCCTACAGACCCAGGGATCTTCATCAGAAGGAGAACATCAAGAGGTCATGAACAAGGAAATCATGCAACAATATCCAAGTGGCCCACCATTTATACCTTTCCCACAACAAGGTTTATACTGGAGCCAAGATGGCGGACAGATCCCTAGACATCAACTGGCCATTCAAGCACAACAACAACTTCAAAAACTCCACATCCGCTCTCCTGGACATCCCACCCACAAACATTCAATCCTCGATCAGCCGCCTCCAGATGCAAAAGCGGAAACTTCCCAAATGTATCCTGTGAGTTTTTCATCTCGTAGTTCACCACTATCTCAGCCTCACTATGTATCTAAGGCTAGCCAATCCACCTCCACCACCAGTTCAATGCTTTTGCAACAGATCCAACCAGTATTTGCGACACAAAATGCAAACCCACAAGCCTCTCTACCTGGTATGCTAGTTCCTGTTCGTATACACACCAATGTGCCATCTTTCGGTAGTGTTATGTACACCAGTGTTAGCCAGCTAGTACCTTCACAAGACAGTGGACAACTCATCAAAGTTACAGATAGCATACCTCCAAGCAAACCACCTTCAGGGGGAATTTTAGGCGGTATCAGCGGTACTGGATTCAACTTAGCGCACTTCCTGGGACAAACTGATCTTTCTGCAATAAGAAAGTCACCAAATTTAGCATGTCTTAACACGGGAATCCCACTATCGCTAACATCAGGGACAATTTCTACAACAGATGCATCTAGCTCAGCAGTTGGTGGGAAACGTATGCTATCACCAACCAGTTCTTTGGAGTTGTTCTTTCAAACCAAGCATCAAAAACGTGTCAAAGAAGAAAGAATGTATGGACAAATTGTCAAAGAGATGAGCGCTGTGGAGTTAAGCGGTGTGGAAACCAAAGCCAAACAATACAACCAATCACAATCAAGTGAAGAAGTTGATGAATCAGAAAGAATGTCCCAGTCTCCTCCTTTAAGTGATGTGCCTACCAAAATTTCCATTCCCGTTAGATCTTCTGCACCGCAACCTCCAGATTTGCCTCGAGCTGAAAGTTTTACTCCTCCTTTGCAAATTGTTACCGTTCGTTCACCAAAAACCAGCGGAAGAGATTCACCAGAAGACCTTGATATTGATGTTTCCAATCCTAGCCCACAATCAATGGCATCTAATGATGGAGAGGATAGCGATAGCCCCAAGAAATCCAATGCTAAATCCCCTGTTAGCGTTCTAGTCCAGCTTGCTGCTAACCAAAATATTGGACAATCTGGACAGACTTTGCAAGTGACAGATACAGCAGATGCCCAGCAGTTTTTCCAGTTCCCAAGCTTAAGAACTCTTAGCAAAGTTAGCTGGTGCTTTTTGAACTACACCAAACCAAACAGCAATCTGATTAGTGAACGTAACTCAGTCTATAGTTCTTGGTGTGTTAGTTCCTACAATCCCAACCCTCTGAATCTTAGCACGAAAGCAGCACTAGCTCTACTCCGGTCTAAACAAAAGAGATACGCAGACTGGATCTTCACCACTGCACCCCTGTCGCCTCCAAGCTCTGGGAAGCTGGTCTCGTCTATTGCCTGGAAGCTACGGTTTGATCAGGTAATTGTCCGGCTAttgaacaaaaactgaaaataacaataGTACATAGATAATGAATGAGCGTAACATTATGATCCTGTTGAGTTTATAGTATGCACACCAGTATGTTTAGCTCActttggtaaaaaataaataaataaaaaaaatctttcaattGGTATGCTTTTTCACCAATTTTGACACATTAGCCTACCTGTAAAACGTGCCATAATACAAAGTAATCTTTATGCCTTATGAATAGACCAAGACCATGCAATGagctacatttttattttaacaaactgCTGCACTGTAGATTTATAAATATCATATTctcattatgattattttttcaataaatatgatCTGCTTtctgtttgtccagttgaagccagagttgatgccTGTTGATGTGAGTAAATTTGGGAAGAAGATGAAGGGAGTGGTTTCCTGGGACCGGTCCAAAGAAGatcagggagagaaggaggtgtCAGTCAAACCACCTGCCGTAGAGCCCACCCGAATCAAGATCTTTGAAGGAGGGTAAGTCACCAGCGCCTTATACATGCTTTAGTATATGTAAGATATGTACAGTGGGTCAATATAAGATGACATTTCCCTCCGCCCTTTGTGTATATCCTCTTCATATTCTTGCAgaatcattaaaggtgcactacaccACTCTTatgggagaagggggagggggggtttacatcaactgcttgtctccatggagatgttattgctttgcctaaaaagtgaaatgccataccgtggaacattccaggcaaagcaataatatcccCATGGAAAAGGCGTATTGGCAGAGTGCAAAAAATTCACAGTGAAACTAAAGTGTGTTTCAGCTGCAAGTAATGTTGAGTGACTTTACATGTCCAACAGTACAAAGCAGGTCAGATATAAATTTCAGTGTTTTCATGAGAAAAGATTATTGAATGGCATATGATAGCTGTTTTTGGACAAAACACAGGCTTTTCATCGTCTAGTCTGGAAAATGTTTCCCTGGGCATTTTGTAATTGGACAATATTGAACCTTTGTCGAAGATTCCAACAGAGAAAATCTGCTTAGTTTTCTATGGTTAGTTATGATATTTAATACTCAGACATGGACACAGTTAATGTGCATTTGGAGATAATAACAGACTTTAATTTGACATAAAATCCATAACAAACAGTCTCTTTGACCACCTTTGACCATCTTTTCATGTGGACAAAATCAATGCCCAGATATTTAAGTAATTTAAGTTTAAGTATTGATCCgttttcaaatgagtatctggtaTCAGTACATGAATAAAATCAGACAATAGAACTGATTAGTTAGAACCACTACAACACCAAATAACAATAGTAAATTAACTACTTTAAACATTGTTTGAAAGAGCGGTTTTATCATAATTAAGGCattttccttagtattgaaatccaATGGACACAGACAGAAAGCTTATAAAACCATCTAGTAAAATAGAGTAAATCCAGTACGAGGTGCTTAAACCATGTTTAGTGGTTACATTTCTTGAGTATCAAAATGTTTATTGCAGAAGTCCAAGGATAAAGCAGACAGGGTAACATGCAAAGTCCAGCCACACATCCCATAAGCAGTTATTAGAAGCAGCAGACAGTGAAGTCATGCTCCCATAGGACGCAGTGGGAACTCTGGATCTAAGAGTGCAGACCTGAAGGGAAATCTATCAGACATATTTATGCACGTGACTTTTATGAAGGTGAATGTTATATGGAAGTACACATAACACTAGGGGTTGTAGAGCagattttaaaattattcaagTGTCAAATGAAGTGCAAGTGTATTCGGCCGGATAAAAGGAAAGAGTTAGGTTTATTGGCCTGGTGGTGTAACCTGcagttctccatggagatatatacatttaacgccttactgtggaacattgtctcagaccctccaccataGATGTTGCATTGCCACCTTTAATTGTTCCAACACAATATGTGCAAATTTCTTTTTTGAATGCTTGTACATAAAAAGAGCTTGCTCCAAGTTCGCCATACCTCTTTGAGTCTATTTTACATTCTCACCTTGCACTgtgaaaaagtacaataaaacgctaaaataatcataattcaTTTTCAGACCTGGCCGCAGCTGTGTAAACATCTGGAGTTGGAGGTGTTCCCCACTtcttcagaggagcagactgtagtttagttttcattcagatcaatttaaaaaatctgatacttg
This sequence is a window from Periophthalmus magnuspinnatus isolate fPerMag1 chromosome 24, fPerMag1.2.pri, whole genome shotgun sequence. Protein-coding genes within it:
- the hivep2a gene encoding transcription factor HIVEP2a — translated: MEAQESASGGGQKCQSKDAMKDRATLQRKWASEPTSTKRSTFADPEAKNRESLPCGATGGSVPRQKYGMIGNTGKMLPGHSTIGSQGQESQGPYGQGFPRGYAYQMGQQYPQHPTTEQRFLSGAKPQPGLEPHAWPFAGQLPSDELFGHPGHTQPHASGAGRFPRQKSPSLPSSFGQYSQSDSLEESHGKKDQKPKKPGKYICHYCGRACAKPSVLKKHIRSHTGERPYPCVPCGFSFKTKSNLYKHRKSHAHAIKAGLVPFSELAAARAGELDQASPSGEAEVHSDGEQSTDTDEEGVEGATMLMDKGSPVPQISFEAGKNAGGVEPAYADSAEELSMGAMKVPILIVPKPGAVPSPGMECPPFQDIKTSHHMLGSQAGGRVHSLDDPTDIKRCLAMRIKDKKSLDSDPATQSLNLLSPCKGSTDSGYFSRSESAEQQISPPNTNVKTYEEIMFGRTWYYRPNSRTRQSITVGMAGADPNTLASLKQKGAIMDMVKLHEDICFRSDVGVSGDPKQYLPGPCQSSTGLLEPPSESSHLTRSNSMPTPSPPNLSIPPGIRGSHSVDEMMPPDEVFYPSALRILRRQKAFEHSGNEAHVGEAMGGKMVGSQGTKVSMSDLATRKRRKVISVGDEEDSPGHCDSSCSGSVEMAVDYEFKGSLDGARSTPTGKGSFHSQSDSFDTCASMCSEDIALFNELEGRKAAGNVISVIQHTNSLSRPNSFEKSESFEQQTYQDRPPITQCSEQSDNEIYEDALSPESVYFRTESMEQQVQSDSDLASHSSSSAAPSPGQPYHIPHKLVRQPNIQVPEIRVTEEPDKPEKDSEMPAFKEPEKTQPHQEEFQLPQRSDTLSQMPSEKLPPKKKRLRLADMEHSSGESSFESTCTSLSRSPSQESNLSHSSSFSMSFDKEEAIKSMSPTKQDDSMASGPKQSEFLTVPGSGHSSHHQQREMRRSSSEQAPCTLPSELPEMRSKSFDYGSLSSSRQGEIYSSASAMKERRRGFLVRQASLSVYPEAVAQESSSEMAIKQEEHGSWSTAPGGDVMRSKRGGSGVGSHPHQQHAQYILQQSISEDSLQDEPLHVRPQHYRLQTQGSSSEGEHQEVMNKEIMQQYPSGPPFIPFPQQGLYWSQDGGQIPRHQLAIQAQQQLQKLHIRSPGHPTHKHSILDQPPPDAKAETSQMYPVSFSSRSSPLSQPHYVSKASQSTSTTSSMLLQQIQPVFATQNANPQASLPGMLVPVRIHTNVPSFGSVMYTSVSQLVPSQDSGQLIKVTDSIPPSKPPSGGILGGISGTGFNLAHFLGQTDLSAIRKSPNLACLNTGIPLSLTSGTISTTDASSSAVGGKRMLSPTSSLELFFQTKHQKRVKEERMYGQIVKEMSAVELSGVETKAKQYNQSQSSEEVDESERMSQSPPLSDVPTKISIPVRSSAPQPPDLPRAESFTPPLQIVTVRSPKTSGRDSPEDLDIDVSNPSPQSMASNDGEDSDSPKKSNAKSPVSVLVQLAANQNIGQSGQTLQVTDTADAQQFFQFPSLRTLSKVSWCFLNYTKPNSNLISERNSVYSSWCVSSYNPNPLNLSTKAALALLRSKQKRYADWIFTTAPLSPPSSGKLVSSIAWKLRFDQLKPELMPVDVSKFGKKMKGVVSWDRSKEDQGEKEVSVKPPAVEPTRIKIFEGGYKSNEDYVYVRGRGRGKYICEECGIRCKKPSMLKKHIRTHTDVRPYVCKYCNFAFKTKGNLTKHMKSKAHMKKCLELGVSMSSVEDTEADEGDAVEDRSGKLQSSLEPHQFSDADDSDGEELDEDEEDEEDDYDGDSTPKTRSRSTSPQPYGLPAMSITSVAPQLSPQSPHPSGSPDILGNSSKPPPSLFGYFTTVPSIQITPQASHSVDSKEQFQRGTTGNRLLVPPSLDEELSMSSSDLCTPSRLSSPGLDHSGCPSPISPSSSPSARRYLSPHRELSPRSGHLSPRRDVSPLRHITGTYRRDLSPRRGHLSLLSPLSRPTSPGGSRDFKRDLSPRGRHRGMIRPLSPRRGLQHQHLLHQSQQSGSRSLRAGLQSGLLGQTRASADMETDHLGSSSPDGNRGSPPHQVLYSHLPLHSQLQVRSPFPMIPIGGIQMVHSVPVSVNSPLPQHAPAPHTSATSPRIVNLQKSTSEDSNQGDSTPPPPPHLHRNISPSPQTPQDPARPGESEEGIQTFTDNFSSLCIDSEATSDEAKSQNTPLHFSQSPTPSPSSESTIGSKEPAS